A section of the Bradyrhizobium oligotrophicum S58 genome encodes:
- a CDS encoding extracellular catalytic domain type 1 short-chain-length polyhydroxyalkanoate depolymerase, giving the protein MPKELPLSLAENVEYLRRLRELNGITGFGDFHRQPRPVPECPLIEIENFGTNPGRLKMFAYVPAQRQPLAPLVVVLHGCGQGAAEYDLGAGWSTLAKHFGFALLLPEQQRVNNPQRCFNWFQSEDISRGQGEVASIREMIARMVADCAIDPRRIFVTGLSAGGAMTMAMLSAHPELFAAGAIIAGLPFGTARNMRDAILQMRMPPARPAGELGDLVRRASNHRGKWPKLSVWHGTADYTVHPDNAGEIVKQWLDLHHLPLAPMAKTVVDGYPRQLWWNDDGEPIVESYTITNMAHGTPIGIAANDKRYGKAGPFLLEAGISSSYHIAKFFGVTDWIRPLKAATTSPSTKLIPQVSPISAVPALTKILRRAADAPSPAAEPVDVKPAEIKVVEPRVSPTGMLLSGPASAAIPQPKVAQESPASESRKAAKPRPDPKPESKLVAVSKAPEPKRLESATVEASINGNGATARPRRRTIDVAAVIDRALQAAGLK; this is encoded by the coding sequence ATGCCGAAGGAGCTGCCGTTGTCCCTCGCCGAAAATGTTGAGTATTTGCGACGGCTGCGGGAGCTGAACGGCATCACCGGATTTGGCGATTTCCATCGCCAGCCGCGCCCCGTGCCCGAGTGTCCGCTGATCGAAATCGAGAACTTCGGCACCAATCCCGGCCGGCTGAAGATGTTCGCCTATGTGCCGGCGCAGCGCCAGCCGCTGGCGCCGCTCGTCGTCGTGCTGCATGGCTGCGGGCAGGGCGCCGCCGAATATGATCTCGGCGCCGGCTGGTCGACGCTCGCCAAACATTTCGGCTTCGCGCTGCTGTTGCCGGAGCAGCAGCGCGTCAACAATCCGCAGCGCTGCTTCAACTGGTTTCAGTCCGAGGACATCAGCCGCGGCCAGGGCGAGGTCGCCTCGATCCGCGAAATGATCGCGCGCATGGTGGCGGATTGCGCGATCGATCCGCGCCGGATCTTCGTCACCGGCCTGTCGGCGGGCGGCGCGATGACCATGGCGATGCTGTCGGCGCATCCCGAATTGTTCGCGGCCGGCGCGATCATTGCAGGCCTGCCGTTCGGCACCGCCCGCAACATGCGCGATGCGATCCTGCAGATGCGGATGCCGCCGGCGCGTCCCGCAGGCGAGCTCGGCGATCTCGTGCGACGCGCATCGAATCATCGCGGCAAATGGCCGAAGCTGTCGGTGTGGCACGGCACCGCCGACTACACGGTGCATCCGGACAATGCCGGCGAGATCGTCAAGCAATGGCTCGACCTGCATCATCTGCCGCTGGCGCCGATGGCCAAAACCGTCGTGGACGGCTATCCGCGCCAGCTGTGGTGGAATGACGACGGCGAACCGATCGTCGAGTCCTACACGATCACCAACATGGCGCATGGCACGCCGATCGGGATCGCGGCCAACGACAAGCGCTACGGCAAGGCGGGGCCGTTCCTGCTAGAGGCCGGCATTTCCTCATCCTATCACATCGCGAAATTCTTCGGCGTCACTGATTGGATTCGTCCGCTCAAGGCGGCCACGACATCGCCGAGCACGAAGCTGATCCCGCAGGTGTCGCCGATCTCGGCGGTGCCGGCCTTGACCAAGATCTTGCGACGCGCCGCGGACGCGCCGTCGCCGGCTGCGGAGCCGGTCGACGTCAAGCCAGCCGAGATCAAAGTGGTCGAGCCCAGAGTATCGCCGACCGGCATGTTGCTCTCGGGACCGGCATCCGCCGCGATCCCGCAGCCAAAGGTCGCGCAGGAGTCGCCGGCATCCGAGTCGCGGAAAGCGGCCAAGCCCAGGCCTGACCCGAAGCCGGAGTCCAAGCTTGTGGCCGTCTCCAAGGCCCCGGAGCCGAAACGGCTGGAGTCGGCGACCGTCGAAGCCTCGATCAACGGCAATGGCGCGACCGCCAGGCCGCGGCGCCGGACGATCGACGTCGCCGCCGTGATCGACCGCGCCCTGCAAGCCGCCGGTCTGAAGTAG
- a CDS encoding LLM class flavin-dependent oxidoreductase, protein MARLKFGAFLAPHHPIGEHPMLQFRRDLDLVAQLDALGYDEFWCGEHHSSGWETIASPEMFLAAAGERTKRIRLGTGVISLPYHHPYNVAQRMVQLDHMTGGRAIFGSGPGALASDAHTLGIDPMTQRDRQDEAIAIIRRLFNGERVTAKTDWFTMNDAALQILPLQEEMPFVVASQISPSGMTLAGKYGIGIISLGSMSTQGLMALPQQWEFAEDAAKKHGTNVSRANWRVLLSWHIAETREQARREAGPGLMRWHNEYTVGTLMRPGLKPFASPDEAVDKTAFVEGAASTIGTPDDLVRTIKTLMQVSGGVGHIIGFVHDWANPENTRRSWDMVARYVVPEINGYIDGLRRSQKFVIENRAIFERAGQAVMAKIMDNDKAAAALSQTGPGRVAIPAVNAPDLQEAAKQRG, encoded by the coding sequence ATGGCGCGGCTCAAATTCGGAGCCTTCCTCGCTCCGCATCATCCGATCGGCGAGCATCCGATGCTGCAATTCCGCCGCGACCTCGATCTCGTCGCGCAGCTCGACGCGCTCGGCTATGACGAGTTCTGGTGCGGCGAGCATCATTCGAGCGGCTGGGAGACGATCGCTTCGCCCGAGATGTTTCTCGCCGCCGCAGGCGAGCGCACCAAGCGCATCAGGCTCGGCACCGGCGTGATCTCGCTGCCCTACCATCACCCCTACAACGTCGCGCAGCGCATGGTGCAGCTCGACCACATGACCGGCGGCCGCGCAATCTTCGGCTCCGGTCCTGGCGCGCTCGCCTCGGATGCTCATACGCTGGGCATCGATCCGATGACGCAGCGCGACCGCCAGGACGAGGCGATCGCTATCATCCGCCGACTGTTCAACGGCGAGCGCGTTACCGCCAAAACCGACTGGTTCACGATGAACGATGCGGCCTTGCAGATACTTCCTCTGCAGGAGGAGATGCCGTTCGTCGTGGCCTCGCAGATCTCACCGTCCGGCATGACCCTCGCCGGCAAATACGGCATCGGCATCATCTCGCTCGGCTCGATGTCGACGCAGGGGCTGATGGCGCTGCCGCAGCAATGGGAGTTCGCCGAGGACGCCGCGAAGAAGCACGGCACCAATGTGAGCCGCGCCAACTGGCGCGTGCTGCTGTCCTGGCACATCGCCGAGACCCGCGAGCAGGCGCGGCGCGAGGCCGGCCCCGGGCTGATGCGCTGGCACAACGAGTATACGGTCGGCACCTTGATGCGGCCGGGGCTGAAGCCGTTCGCCTCGCCAGATGAAGCCGTCGACAAGACCGCCTTTGTCGAGGGCGCGGCATCGACGATCGGCACGCCCGACGATCTCGTCAGGACGATCAAGACCCTGATGCAGGTGTCCGGCGGCGTCGGCCACATCATCGGCTTCGTGCACGACTGGGCCAATCCGGAAAACACCCGGCGCAGCTGGGACATGGTTGCGCGCTACGTCGTGCCGGAGATCAACGGCTACATCGACGGCCTGCGTCGCTCGCAAAAATTCGTCATCGAGAACCGCGCCATCTTCGAGCGCGCCGGCCAAGCCGTGATGGCCAAGATCATGGACAACGACAAGGCCGCCGCCGCGCTGTCACAGACCGGCCCGGGCCGCGTCGCGATCCCAGCCGTCAATGCGCCGGACCTGCAGGAGGCGGCGAAGCAAAGGGGATGA
- a CDS encoding response regulator, translating into MSNQLLVIEDTEVHLSILRKIAAQCGYEATCVTSVEAAAEMLRQRTFDCITLDLSLGERCGADVLLLLNELKSRTPVIFISGAEDGTREEHVRLATVLGLVVYPQFQKPVDLPALRETLKQIATLADCERLVAAVR; encoded by the coding sequence ATGAGCAATCAGTTGCTGGTGATCGAGGATACCGAGGTTCATCTCTCGATCCTGCGCAAGATCGCCGCGCAGTGCGGCTACGAGGCGACCTGCGTGACGTCGGTCGAGGCGGCGGCCGAGATGCTGCGGCAGCGGACGTTCGACTGCATCACATTGGATCTGTCGTTGGGTGAGCGATGCGGCGCCGACGTCCTGCTGCTGCTCAACGAGCTGAAATCGCGCACCCCGGTGATCTTCATCAGTGGCGCCGAGGACGGCACGCGCGAAGAGCATGTTCGCCTCGCCACCGTGCTTGGCCTTGTCGTCTACCCGCAATTCCAGAAACCGGTCGACCTGCCGGCGCTGCGCGAGACGCTGAAGCAGATCGCGACGCTCGCCGACTGCGAGCGCCTCGTCGCGGCGGTGAGGTAA
- a CDS encoding MerR family transcriptional regulator, whose amino-acid sequence MTSLKIGALAKLTGTNAPTIRYYEEIGLLPSAGGQSGNQRIYGEGDVRSLTFIRRCRAFGFSIDQVRELMALVRNPASSCVGARDLAQTHLDAVRAKLAELKALERSMAAFVTNCDASCAGGPGPDCVILDDLAQLRARSS is encoded by the coding sequence ATGACGTCCCTGAAGATCGGAGCCTTGGCGAAGCTCACCGGCACAAATGCGCCGACCATTCGCTACTACGAGGAGATCGGGCTGCTGCCGTCCGCCGGCGGCCAGTCCGGCAACCAGCGCATCTATGGCGAGGGCGACGTCAGGAGCCTCACCTTCATCCGGCGATGCCGCGCGTTCGGCTTCTCGATCGACCAGGTGCGCGAGCTCATGGCGCTGGTTCGCAATCCGGCGAGCTCGTGTGTCGGCGCGCGCGATCTCGCGCAGACGCATCTCGACGCCGTGCGGGCCAAGCTTGCCGAATTGAAAGCGCTGGAGCGCAGCATGGCCGCCTTCGTCACCAATTGCGATGCATCCTGCGCCGGCGGGCCGGGACCGGACTGCGTCATCCTCGACGATCTGGCGCAACTCCGGGCGCGATCGTCGTAG
- a CDS encoding YnfA family protein, which produces MRTALIYIGAAITEIGGCFALWSWLRLGKPAWWLFPGLLSLAAFASLLTLADSDVAGRAYATYGGIYIAASLAWLWTIEGARPDRWDVAGACVCLIGAAIILWGPRG; this is translated from the coding sequence ATGAGGACCGCACTGATCTACATCGGCGCAGCCATCACCGAGATCGGCGGCTGCTTCGCCCTCTGGAGCTGGCTGCGCCTCGGGAAACCCGCGTGGTGGCTGTTTCCCGGACTGCTCTCGCTTGCGGCCTTCGCGTCCCTGCTGACGCTGGCCGACAGCGATGTCGCTGGCCGCGCCTACGCCACCTATGGCGGCATCTACATCGCAGCGTCGCTCGCCTGGCTATGGACGATCGAAGGCGCGCGTCCGGACCGGTGGGACGTCGCGGGAGCGTGCGTCTGCCTGATCGGTGCAGCCATCATCCTGTGGGGTCCGCGAGGCTGA
- a CDS encoding outer membrane protein, producing MSVVLAGSALAADLAVKAPPVAAPSWTGFYAGVSVGGRWADNDWRTSDIAPAFGAGTFVPTAGTSGPIDSVAARIGGYLGINWQFGPTWVAGLEGDFGWADNNKTASPLPGTAGLFFGTPMVGLPAGSVKDSWDGSVRARLGYLVAPDTLVYGSGGVAWQRVELNANCALVPGNAFCFGNPHNETFGSTRVGWTAGGGIEHMIGGHWIVRADYRYADFGTWTQTFFIPGGVGPGFDDRFTAHVTTRTHTATIGLAYKF from the coding sequence ATGAGCGTCGTGCTCGCGGGCTCGGCGCTGGCGGCCGACCTGGCTGTCAAAGCGCCGCCGGTGGCCGCGCCATCATGGACCGGCTTCTACGCCGGCGTGTCGGTCGGCGGGCGCTGGGCCGACAATGACTGGCGGACCAGCGATATCGCCCCGGCTTTTGGCGCTGGCACGTTCGTCCCGACGGCCGGCACCAGCGGCCCGATCGATAGCGTCGCCGCCAGGATCGGCGGCTATCTCGGAATCAACTGGCAATTCGGGCCCACCTGGGTCGCGGGCCTCGAAGGCGACTTCGGCTGGGCCGACAACAACAAGACCGCGAGTCCTCTGCCGGGCACGGCCGGGCTGTTCTTCGGCACCCCGATGGTTGGCCTGCCCGCCGGCTCGGTCAAGGACAGCTGGGACGGCAGCGTGCGCGCCCGGCTCGGTTATCTGGTCGCGCCCGATACGCTGGTCTATGGCAGCGGCGGCGTGGCGTGGCAGCGCGTGGAACTGAACGCCAACTGCGCCCTCGTTCCGGGCAACGCCTTCTGCTTCGGCAATCCACACAACGAGACCTTCGGCTCGACCCGGGTCGGCTGGACCGCCGGCGGCGGCATCGAGCACATGATCGGCGGCCACTGGATCGTGCGCGCCGACTATCGCTACGCCGATTTCGGCACCTGGACCCAGACCTTCTTCATCCCCGGCGGCGTCGGCCCCGGCTTCGACGACCGCTTCACCGCCCACGTGACGACGCGCACCCACACCGCCACCATCGGACTCGCGTATAAGTTCTGA